The Lonchura striata isolate bLonStr1 chromosome Z, bLonStr1.mat, whole genome shotgun sequence genome window below encodes:
- the LOC144248349 gene encoding serine/threonine-protein kinase PAK 3-like, producing MFGQVCAAVCTIFTVAYSGYYLTHLTPAGTSSSSPAQQPEMREEQGLKTLRSIVSLGEPMKKYRAFEELGRGGFGAVYKALDTSTGQQVAIKIMSLQEKMSEELAVNEILVMRDSRNPNIVSYLDSYLVDAELWLVMEFMDGGTLFDVLRAVYLEEGEIGAVCRECLQGLHFLHSRQVIHRDIKSGNVLVGMDGSVKLADFGLCAQLSPERSKRSSRVGTPSWMAPEVVRGEAYGPKVDIWSLGIMGLEMVEGEAPYERMARVRVFELIEMNGPPKLQNPRHHSALLRDFLRCCLQADEDRRWSAQELLQHPFVTSGEPASSLAALVTSAKQVLEDWRGDACA from the exons CTGCCGGCACTTcatccagcagcccagcccagcagcccgagatgagagaggagcagggcctgAAGACACTGA GGAGCATTGTGAGTCTGGGCGAGCCAATGAAGAAATACAGGGCATTTGAAGAACTTGGACGAGG GGGCTTTGGAGCTGTTTATAAAGCCCTCGACACCAGCACAGGACAACAG GTGGCCATCAAGATAATGTCTCTTCAGGAGAAGATGTCTGAGGAGCTGGCTGTCAATGAAATCCTGGTgatgagggacagcaggaatccCAATATTGTCAGCTACTTAGACAG ctaccTGGTGGATGCGGagctctggctggtgatggagtTCATGGACGGCGGCACGTTGTTCGATGTGCTCAGGGCAGTGTACCTGGAGGAAGGAGAGATAGGCGCCGTCTGTCGGGAG tgcctgcaaggactgcatttccttcattcCCGCCAAGTCATCCACAGGGACATCAAGAGCGGCAACGTTCTCGTGGGCATGGACGgatctgtcaagctgg ctgactttggcctctgcgctcagctcagccctgagcgcAGCAAGCGCAGCTCCAGAGTGGGCACTCCCAGCTGGATGGCCCCGGAAGTGGTGAGAGGAGAAGCCtacggccccaaagtggacatctggtccctggggatCATGGGGCTGGAAATGGTGGAAGGGGAAGCTCCTTACGAGAGGATGGCCCGTGTCAGG GTTTTTGAACTGATAGAAATGAACGGGCCCCCGAAACTGCAGAACCCCAGGCACCACTCGGCTCTCCTGCGTGACTTtctgcgctgctgcctgcaggcagacGAGGACaggcgctggtctgcccaggaactcctgcag CACCCGTTTGTGACCTCAGGCGAgccagcctccagcctggctgctctggtcaCCTCAGCCAAGCAAGTGCTGGAAGACTGGAGAGGAGACGCTTGCGCCTGA